A single window of Bufo bufo chromosome 10, aBufBuf1.1, whole genome shotgun sequence DNA harbors:
- the CCS gene encoding copper chaperone for superoxide dismutase isoform X2, whose product MQLRDGGLPERRPRGIQNVNVSLESEAVVVETTLPASEVQKLLESTGRRAVLKGMGSIRSQNLGAAVAMLAGAGSLQGVVHFLQTSENACIIDGTVDGLSPGLHGIHIHEFGDLSMGCERCGGHYNPEGSTHRSPEQPDSHIGDLGNILASDDGRATFRINSNRVKVWNIIGRSLVVDEEEDDLGCGTHHLSKVTGNSGKGLACGIIARSAGLFENPKQICSCDGITIWEERDCPIAGPERKKGHAASAHL is encoded by the exons ATGCAGCTTAGGGATGGTGGCCTCCCAGAGAGAAGACCTCGAG GTATACAGAATGTAAATGTCAGTCTGGAGTCTGAAGCCGTTGTAGTGGAGACAACATTGCCAGCGTCGGAGGTGCAGAAGCTGCTGGAGAGCACAGGACGGAGGGCAGTGCTAAAGGGAATGGGAAGCATTAGATCCC AGAACCTAGGAGCAGCAGTCGCCATGTTGGCAGGAGCTGGATCGTTGCAGGGTGTTGTTCATTTTCTTCAGACTTCAGAAAACGCCTGCATTATTGATGGAACTGTGGATGGCCTGAGTCCTGGACTCCATGGGATTCATATTCATGAATTTGGTGATCTCTCAATGGGATGTGAGAG ATGTGGTGGACACTACAATCCTGAAGGAAGTACACACAGGAGTCCAGAACAACCAGATAGT CATATTGGTGACCTAGGAAATATTTTGGCTAGTGATGATGGCCGAGCAACATTTAGGATTAATAGTAATCGGGTAAAG GTATGGAACATCATAGGTCGATCTTTAGTTGTGGATGAAGAAGAAGATGACCTTGGATGTGGAACTCACCATTTATCTAAAGTTACAGGCAACTCGGGCAAAGG GTTGGCTTGTGGAATCATTGCCCGCTCTGCAGGACTTTTTGAGAACCCAAAACAAATATGTTCTTGTGATGGCATAACCATATGGGAAGAAAGAGACTGTCCTATTGCTGGCCCAGAACGGAAAAAAGGGCACGCTGCCAGTGCACACTTATAA
- the CCS gene encoding copper chaperone for superoxide dismutase isoform X1 — MDTQGSPGDVCKLEFAVQMTCEKCVHAVNSSLQGVKGIQNVNVSLESEAVVVETTLPASEVQKLLESTGRRAVLKGMGSIRSQNLGAAVAMLAGAGSLQGVVHFLQTSENACIIDGTVDGLSPGLHGIHIHEFGDLSMGCERCGGHYNPEGSTHRSPEQPDSHIGDLGNILASDDGRATFRINSNRVKVWNIIGRSLVVDEEEDDLGCGTHHLSKVTGNSGKGLACGIIARSAGLFENPKQICSCDGITIWEERDCPIAGPERKKGHAASAHL, encoded by the exons ATGGATACGCAGGGGAGCCCCGGGGACGTCTGCAAG TTGGAGTTTGCAGTCCAGATGACGTGTGAAAAGTGTGTGCATGCCGTAAATAGCTCCTTACAAGGTGTAAAAG GTATACAGAATGTAAATGTCAGTCTGGAGTCTGAAGCCGTTGTAGTGGAGACAACATTGCCAGCGTCGGAGGTGCAGAAGCTGCTGGAGAGCACAGGACGGAGGGCAGTGCTAAAGGGAATGGGAAGCATTAGATCCC AGAACCTAGGAGCAGCAGTCGCCATGTTGGCAGGAGCTGGATCGTTGCAGGGTGTTGTTCATTTTCTTCAGACTTCAGAAAACGCCTGCATTATTGATGGAACTGTGGATGGCCTGAGTCCTGGACTCCATGGGATTCATATTCATGAATTTGGTGATCTCTCAATGGGATGTGAGAG ATGTGGTGGACACTACAATCCTGAAGGAAGTACACACAGGAGTCCAGAACAACCAGATAGT CATATTGGTGACCTAGGAAATATTTTGGCTAGTGATGATGGCCGAGCAACATTTAGGATTAATAGTAATCGGGTAAAG GTATGGAACATCATAGGTCGATCTTTAGTTGTGGATGAAGAAGAAGATGACCTTGGATGTGGAACTCACCATTTATCTAAAGTTACAGGCAACTCGGGCAAAGG GTTGGCTTGTGGAATCATTGCCCGCTCTGCAGGACTTTTTGAGAACCCAAAACAAATATGTTCTTGTGATGGCATAACCATATGGGAAGAAAGAGACTGTCCTATTGCTGGCCCAGAACGGAAAAAAGGGCACGCTGCCAGTGCACACTTATAA